GGAAAGTTAGTAGTTCTTCCAGAAGCGTTAATGATACTTCCAAGGATGTTGGTGATGATTCTAGGAAAGTTAGTAGTTCTTCCAGAAGCGTTAATGATACATCCAGGGACATTGATGACACTTCTGATGACTTTGATAGTTCTAGGAAAGTTAACAATTCTCCCAGAAGTGTTGATGATAATTCTGACACTGGTAACGATGAATCGGAGAATGATTCTAAATCGATTTCTGAAGACGTTGTCCCGCTCGGATACTCTGACAAGGAATCACCGGATAAACAAGACGATGAAGAACGCTCCAAGGAGAATTCATCCCGACTTCGTGGAACAAGGAACATGAAAAGGCAGCCAGATAGCCAATGCCAAAAGAAACTTGCAGCGTTACAGAAGAGATATAATGCACTAAAGAAGAGGTTAAGCTAATATGGCGTATGTATCATACTTCCAAGATAAGTGGTTCCTTTATACTTTGCCAAATTTGGCCAAAGGACCACAAATTTGTCTACGAATGGGCGTAGTATTCTCCCACTTTTTGACAAGGTGTCGACGCGGCACATGCTTTCAATGTAGATTGTCTTGGTTTTCCTTGCCAGTAAAAGCTAAAAATTTTGGGTTTACCCGTATGTACTTACATTTACTATGCGTGTTGCCAGGAGCACGGGCACTGCGATTCCCGGTCCATTTGATATGACTAGATCTGCATTTAGACTGGAGATGACGAAAATGGAACGTAGAAATGAGTAGACAAGGGTGGCAATGCCTCTAACTGGGAATTTCCCGGAAAGGTGTGGAGAAGGTACGGTCCTGACTGCGGTCCACGGGTGACTGTTTCCTCCTACAGATTGACTTGTGCATTAGGCATCTATCACTACCTGATCCATAAAGCTTAAATGCTGAAACATCCTCAAAAACTCCACTTGTGCTTCCGGAAGGTCTGATGAAGCTGAATACGTGTCTAGTGCGGTCTAAAAGCTTTAGAATCTCAACCATCTCGCGACTGTGACCACCTAATGTTGGAGTATCTCGAGTATTACGGCGTTACCTGGGCCAAGTACAACAATCGTCTTTATCAAAGTCCCTTTTTTCCTCCTCGGACCGAGATTCCTCCTAGCCAGGCACACAAATGCCacaaaaatggcaaataAGCCAACTATGACTATCGTCATAGGACGTTGACTGGCTTTCACGAGCCTTTAGATGGCGGTATAGGGATGTGTATGGACCGCTCCACCGTCGACACGAGATTCCGCAAAAATCGCCAAATTTGACCCATAAGACGTCGATTATACGTGCCATTAATGTGCAAATGGGAGAGTCAAAGCTCGACGtaggaggaagaaaaggaaatgcGCTCTCACATCATTCATCGTGTACAGGTGCAATCAAAAGTTAGGATTCCTCTGTAATGTAGCTCCTTTGTAGCCTGCTAAAGACAATGTGCGATATGGATAGGCGTAATTCCTGTATGCCTAAATTCCTTCTTGCAGATGTTGCGTGGACGTAATGCTCTGCTTGGCTAAACCCCTTGAGAATCTCAATCACCTTTGAGTAGAGCATGTGCAATTCAATGGGCTGTAAAGGTGTGGAGTTTGCGTAAACACTAACCTTTAACCCTTCACACTTTGTGAGTATCACCTGGAACGGTATTTCCATCTCTTGCAGCATGTCCCACAGCTTGAAATCCTCCACGACCGGCCCTTTGCGAGAATCCACGAGCGAGAGTACGCGATGCAAATTGTGAGCTCTAGTCAGGTACTTGTTGACCAGTAGAGACCACTCGTTTCTCATCTCCTAAACTGGCAGTAAAAGCCATACAAGGCTTACGTTTGGAACTCGCGCCTC
This region of Theileria equi strain WA chromosome 1, complete sequence genomic DNA includes:
- a CDS encoding hypothetical protein (encoded by transcript BEWA_032670A), with protein sequence MTIVIVGLFAIFVAFVCLARRNLGPRRKKGTLIKTIVVLGPGGHSREMVEILKLLDRTRHVFSFIRPSGSTSGVFEDVSAFKLYGSGGNSHPWTAVRTVPSPHLSGKFPVRGIATLVYSFLRSIFVISSLNADLVISNGPGIAVPVLLATRIVNLLLARKTKTIYIESMCRVDTLSKSGRILRPFVDKFVVLWPNLAKYKGTTYLGSMIHTPY
- a CDS encoding hypothetical protein (encoded by transcript BEWA_032680A) yields the protein MSDSNVGVYREYDALQVSYSKKLFAKKVSSNPVYVADTIDSYPVKKIPQVAFVGYSNVGKSSLLNTLLYGAPVPSFAKGVVSNAKMLKDPKFAPVSSIPGRTRHLFTFDLGGDLSLVDLPGYGEARVPNEMRNEWSLLVNKYLTRAHNLHRVLSLVDSRKGPVVEDFKLWDMLQEMEIPFQVILTKCEGLKPIELHMLYSKVIEILKGFSQAEHYVHATSARRNLGIQELRLSISHIVFSRLQRSYITEES